The genome window AGTGTGTGGTCAAGAGAGAATAAGCAGACCTTGCAATAGTATTAGGAGGTTGTTAATGTAATTTCAACACttcctgttgctgcttttcACAGTTAAAGCCTTTCAGTGTTGAGAATTGATTATTTCTTTGTGAAATAACTGGAAATAATCAACGAAGGTTGATGTGAGAGTCAAATGTTGACTCAGTTTTATAATTATCTGCTTAGACAAAGGCTTTGCACATTCATCAGTGACATGAAGCAGTTCACATCAGGGAAAGAAGTTTTATGTGTGCACTGGTTGCCTGATGTCACATTAATTAATTCTCATTACTTTCTCTACTGTTCTCTTTCCAGTGACAACTCCGACAGGACTGGAGGGAGGCTACGGCCCAGGTGGGACATGGGGGCTGGTGGAGCTAGTCGCTGTGATTGCAGGGCCGCTGTTCCTgctttgtctgctgctgttggtgggTGTGTTCCTGTACCAGTACCACCAGAGGGCCTACAACCACAGgcagaggctggaggtggaggaccCCTCCTGTGACCACCTCTACCTGGCCAAAGACAGGACCCTGCAGGACCTCATTTACGACCTGTCCACAtctggttcaggctcaggtCAGTTGGACAGTTTGATAATAAATCTGGCCAACACTCATGTTTAGATCATCTATATCAGAGGACTGGGAATGACTGTTGTTTACTCTCATCTTTATTGAGCAGGTCTGCCTCTGTTTGTCCAGCGGACCGTGGCCAGAACTATTGTCCTGCAAGAGATCATCGGTAAGGGGCGTTTCGGGGAGGTGTGGCGAGGACGTTGGAGGGGTGGAGATGTGGCTGTAAAGATCTTCTCATCCAGAGAAGAGCGCTCGTGGTTCCGTGAAGCTGAGATCTATCAGACCATCATGCTCCGCCATGAGAACATCCTGGGATTTATAGCTGCTGACAACAAAGGTGTGCACCTGTAACATCACAACATGTTTGGTTTTGTAGTCAGATAATGAGGGAATAACTTACTTTATCTGGGTTCTGGTGTTTGTCATTCTCAAGTTATCATTTcttgtcatcatcatcttctttctgtctcttgctCAGACAATGGCACATGGACCCAGCTGTGGTTGGTGTCGGACTACCATGAACACGGCTCTCTGTTTGACTACCTGAACCGCTACTCTGTCACTACTGAGGGGATGATCAAACTGGCACTGTCAGCTGCCAGCGGCCTTGCACATCTGCACATGGAGATACTTGGAACACAAGGTagtgtttgtgtaattgttCATTTATATTTAAGCATGACTTCATTCTGCCGGTCCTTCAGACTTAATTAACATGATGGTTGGAATGGTGACGCTTTCACACAGAGGCTAAAACAGCTGACACATTGTATATGACATTCAGCCAAGAGGTTTAGTTCCTAATGAGTATTAGTTACAGAGTTTCTTCTTATTGTTGTTCAGCCACAGTCACAGTAATGACACCTCATAGCCTGGGCAGGTCAAGTTTGCTCCCTACATTACTTACTTTCCCGTCTCTTTGTGTTGTAGCTACCTgtagtaaaatatttttgtgttttttgtgaattttcATCCAAGCTAAATTGCTATTATTCAGTTGTTTCATCCAGCAGTAatacaagtgaaaaaaatgtgttagtGTACCATCTGAAAATAGATTTATTAATTTAGAAATGCCTCTATCTACAAGGAATTGTCACTGCTTTCACTGTTGGTTTTATACATTTCCCTTTTGAAAACAGTTTCTCGCTTTGCCTCTTCCACCCACAGACTGGCACAAGGCCCTTCCTGTTGATGACTGATCTTTCCCATTTATCGCAAGACTTGACTTGAGTAACCAAACAGAATGTATCACAACGGCAAAGACCAACTGTGTAGTTGACAGAATATGTTTCTAATATATTCCATAATTTAAAATAGAAACTTCAGTGAATTATTCTGTGTCTGAGTCGCAAATAGCAGAGAAAGAggttaaataaacaataaatcttttaaaaagaaCAGGACACTGAAAATCCAGTGTGATTGGTGTCATGTCCAAATTTTCATAATGTTAAGCTGCTGTCACAGTCACATACATCACTTCCATGGAggagtgttttctgtttttatcaaacCAAACTGATGcccaaaaaaggaaaatttcaCAACATGCTGTAGTTTCCAGTTTTTCATAAGGAGTACATGATTAGCagtaatgtttgaaaaataattgGAGCAGAAATAACAATCACAAGTGATTGTCATGTACATGTCTTAATAGGAAAGCCAGGCATTGCCCACAGAGACCTGAAGTCCAAGAACATCCTCGTGAAGAAGAACTGCACTTGTGCTATAGCTGACCTGGGTCTGGCTGTTCGTCATGACTCTGCCACTGACACAATTGACATCGCCCCCAATCAAAGGGTTGGCACCAAGAGGTCTGTGCCCTCATGCGCACACCTGCTGACTAAACGCAGATCTTCCTTTCTCACACATATCTTTGACACCTTTCCTAGAAAAGTCTTTGATTCTGTGAATAATTACAACCTGGGGTTGTTTTTACGTCTCACAGGTACATGGCTCCAGAGGTTCTGGATGAGACTATCAACATGAGACACTTTGACTCGTTCAAATGTGCTGATATCTACGCGTTGGGACTGGTCTACTGGGAGATTGCACGGCGCTGTAACAGTGGAGGTCAgactctttttgttttcactctggATACTTGacctgtgttgtttgttttttttaaatcagtgttacaAGCTGAGTTCACAGCACTGGTCTGACCTGGACACTGTCCTGTATTATCAGGTATCCATGAAGAGTACCAGCTGCCCTACTATGACCTGGTACCCTCTGATCCATCCAtagaggagatgaggaaggtGGTGTGTGACCAAAAGCTACGACCCAATATCCCAAATTGGTGGCAGAGCTACGAGGTTTGAAAATGCACTTAAttgtttaaagttaaaatgtttACTCTTGATGTTTGCACGGTTTCTAGgggtttatttaatttattacaaCCTGGATCTCATCTTTGTAACTTTGGTCATTACTGCTGTTGCTAATAGTAAAATTGCACTCACAAAATTATGACCATTACAGACTaattaaaatacacagtttttCCTTTATCCTTTAAAGCCTTCTCTATATACTGTGCCTACTGTACCTGTGCCACATTTTACCACATTATAACATCTTGATTCCCACTatattttttcctcctgctgttCCAGGCCTTGCGGGTCATGGGTAAAATCATGAGGGAGTGTTGGTATGCTAACGGAGCTGCCCGCCTGACAGCCTTGCGAATCAAGAAGACCCTGTCCCAGCTCAGCATTCAAGAGGACATTAAAGTCTGATCAAAGTCAGCAGAGCACCAAGAACGAGCACCTAGCGGGACCCGGTCTGGAGCTGGGTCCTGCCAGACAGTGAGAGGAAGGGTCCAGGCCCTTCTACAAAGAACGCACAAAGTAAGAGAATATGATGGAGAGTGGCACTTTGTAAAATAGTAGTCCATAGACACTCCTGCCAGTTTTGAAGCCACTTGATTTCTGACAAACCCTACCTCGCTTACCCAGCCAAACTACCAAGAACACCTTTCCTGTCTTGTCCTCAGCTACTGCTGCCCTACCTGAACCTTTCTCTACCACTCTACACTCCATACTAACAACAATCCTCGGATCTCCTGTGTAATTGTATGCAATCAGTTACAGGATATGTAATTAACcagttaacattttaaaaatcagtctcTTGATCACTTTTGCTTAATAGTTAACAAACAGCATTCGCTCTTATTGTCTTTGTAAGGGGGCAGACTGGGAGGGTTAGGGGTgtttttaacttatttttacTTGTTCTGTTATTTGAATGACTAGATCTAATATATGGATGTTTGTGAGGCTCCTGTGTAGGTTTCTCTATGACACACCTATAGCACACAGGCACATGGTAAACAGACTTAGAAACCTTCAATAATCCATCTGGCTCTGCTACAGCGGTGTGGTTTAGTTAAACGCAGATTACCATGTTAACATATACAGAGCAGTTGACACAGTTTGTGTAAATGCAGCCCACTGACTTTCAGTGAGGTGCTCTGAGACTTCAAAGTCACCAGAGCATTAGGGCACCTTGCCAAGCATGAGAAAGCCCTT of Lates calcarifer isolate ASB-BC8 linkage group LG12, TLL_Latcal_v3, whole genome shotgun sequence contains these proteins:
- the LOC108881466 gene encoding activin receptor type-1B yields the protein MANLRISLAVAVVQAVLYRSSPGLCQALWCNCTTAQCEKAGSQCETDGACMASTSFIDGQEQHIRICITRDNLVPPGQPFYCRGAEGLLNIHCCYTDYCNSIDLKVPSVTTPTGLEGGYGPGGTWGLVELVAVIAGPLFLLCLLLLVGVFLYQYHQRAYNHRQRLEVEDPSCDHLYLAKDRTLQDLIYDLSTSGSGSGLPLFVQRTVARTIVLQEIIGKGRFGEVWRGRWRGGDVAVKIFSSREERSWFREAEIYQTIMLRHENILGFIAADNKDNGTWTQLWLVSDYHEHGSLFDYLNRYSVTTEGMIKLALSAASGLAHLHMEILGTQGKPGIAHRDLKSKNILVKKNCTCAIADLGLAVRHDSATDTIDIAPNQRVGTKRYMAPEVLDETINMRHFDSFKCADIYALGLVYWEIARRCNSGGIHEEYQLPYYDLVPSDPSIEEMRKVVCDQKLRPNIPNWWQSYEALRVMGKIMRECWYANGAARLTALRIKKTLSQLSIQEDIKV